A region of Constrictibacter sp. MBR-5 DNA encodes the following proteins:
- a CDS encoding ABC transporter substrate-binding protein — MFDRKSRTAMTALRRRALYLSGVAAFALSAVVAAPTAQAQEKVLRVGMTAADIPTNTGQPDQGFEGFRFMGYMLYDSLVLWDLSSATEPSKLVPGLAESWSVDPNNNLRWIFKLRKGVKFHDGSDFTADDVVWNFAKVRDDKAPQYDSKQAALVAVRIPALKEVNKIDDHTIEIITVAPNADVPYQVSFWLMSSQEHWEKVGSWAEFAKNPSGTGPWKQGTLTPRASVEMLPNKDYWNPERVPKVDKAILRPIPEASARVAALLSGQVDFIEAPPPDAVPRLEQQGMKIVTNAYPHNWAVELSKAEGSPWNDIRVRKAANLCVDRDNMVELLGGLAIASKGHVPPGDTWFGKPSFDIKYDPDTARKMMEEAGHTKDKPLSVKIAISTSGSGQMQPLPMFEFLQANLNECHFKVEAEVMEWNALLAFGRQPANGAEAKAAGVNGIIISRAVQDPYSALERSYMSTRITPKGSNWGLVNVPEYDALFTKASQSFDMEAQNLVLQEVHAKIVDNAEWIWVVHDVNPRAISPRVKGFVQAKSWFQDLTPITIEK; from the coding sequence ATGTTTGACAGGAAGAGCCGAACGGCCATGACGGCGCTGCGCCGGCGGGCCTTGTATCTCTCTGGTGTTGCGGCGTTCGCGCTGTCGGCCGTCGTGGCGGCGCCGACCGCGCAGGCGCAGGAGAAGGTGCTGCGCGTCGGCATGACGGCGGCCGACATCCCGACCAACACGGGGCAGCCCGATCAGGGCTTCGAAGGCTTCCGCTTCATGGGCTACATGCTCTACGACTCGCTGGTCCTCTGGGACCTGTCGAGCGCGACGGAGCCGTCGAAGCTGGTTCCCGGCCTCGCCGAGAGCTGGTCCGTCGATCCCAACAACAACCTCCGGTGGATCTTCAAGCTCCGCAAGGGCGTCAAGTTCCACGACGGCAGCGACTTCACGGCCGACGACGTCGTCTGGAACTTTGCGAAGGTTCGCGACGACAAGGCGCCGCAGTACGATTCGAAGCAGGCGGCCCTCGTCGCCGTTCGCATTCCGGCGCTGAAGGAAGTGAACAAGATCGACGATCACACGATCGAGATCATCACTGTCGCTCCGAACGCCGACGTGCCCTATCAGGTCAGCTTCTGGCTGATGTCGAGCCAGGAGCACTGGGAGAAGGTCGGCAGCTGGGCCGAGTTCGCGAAGAACCCGTCCGGCACCGGTCCCTGGAAGCAGGGCACCCTGACGCCGCGCGCCAGCGTCGAGATGCTGCCGAACAAGGACTATTGGAATCCGGAGCGGGTTCCGAAGGTCGACAAGGCGATCCTGCGGCCGATCCCGGAGGCGTCCGCGCGTGTCGCAGCGTTGCTCTCCGGCCAGGTCGACTTCATCGAGGCGCCGCCGCCGGACGCCGTGCCGCGCCTCGAGCAGCAGGGCATGAAGATCGTCACCAACGCCTACCCGCACAACTGGGCGGTCGAGCTCAGCAAGGCGGAAGGGTCGCCGTGGAACGACATCCGGGTCCGCAAGGCGGCCAATCTCTGCGTCGACCGCGACAATATGGTCGAGCTGCTCGGCGGCCTCGCCATCGCCTCGAAGGGCCACGTGCCGCCGGGCGACACCTGGTTCGGCAAGCCCAGCTTCGACATCAAGTACGATCCCGATACGGCTCGTAAGATGATGGAAGAGGCGGGTCACACGAAGGACAAGCCGCTCAGCGTGAAGATCGCGATCTCGACCAGCGGTTCCGGCCAGATGCAGCCGCTGCCGATGTTCGAGTTCCTCCAGGCGAATCTCAACGAGTGCCACTTCAAGGTCGAAGCGGAAGTGATGGAGTGGAACGCACTGCTCGCGTTCGGCCGTCAGCCCGCGAACGGCGCCGAAGCGAAGGCCGCCGGCGTGAACGGCATCATCATCAGCCGCGCCGTCCAGGACCCGTACAGCGCCCTGGAGCGCTCCTACATGAGCACGCGCATCACGCCCAAGGGCTCGAACTGGGGCCTGGTCAACGTTCCCGAGTATGACGCGCTGTTCACCAAGGCTTCGCAGTCGTTCGACATGGAAGCGCAGAACCTCGTGCTGCAGGAAGTGCACGCGAAGATCGTCGACAATGCCGAGTGGATCTGGGTCGTACACGACGTGAACCCGCGGGCGATCTCGCCGCGCGTCAAGGGTTTCGTCCAGGCGAAGAGCTGGTTCCAGGACCTGACGCCGATCACGATCGAGAAGTAA
- a CDS encoding hydantoinase B/oxoprolinase family protein translates to MQTAPGNSAKWQFWIDRGGTFTDIVARRPDGGYVTHKLLSEAPHYADAALQGIRDLLGVDGEAPIPAGLIEQVRMGTTVATNALLERKGERVLLVVSRGFRDALRIGYQARPRLFDLNIVLPEMLYDRVVEVDERVGADGTLVRPLDLEAARRDLEAARADGITACAIVFMHGYRYTNHERAVADLARELGFTQVSVSHETSPLMKFVGRGDTTVVDAYLSPILRRYVDRVASQLGGTRLLFMQSNGGLADARMFQGKDAILSGPAGGIVGAVRTAAMGGFDHIIGFDMGGTSTDVSHYAGEYERTFESQVAGVRVRAPMLHIHTVAAGGGSILHFDGARYRVGPDSAGANPGPACYRNGGPLTVTDCNVMLGRVQPQFFPRVFGPNRDQPLDDSAVAAAFGELAERIRAETGDTRTPEEVADGFLQIAVENMANAIKKISIQRGHDVSRYALQCFGGAGGQHACGVADALGMRTIFVHPYAGVLSAYGMGLADLRILREAAIEEPLTAEAVEDADEVIVRIETDGRAEMEAQGVPAERIECVRRAHLRYAGTDKALIVPFANSAAMQEAFEEMHRHRFGFLMEGKGLIVEAVSVEIVGHAAAADDPVIAERAAAPLPAEVGRVEAWLAGARQPTPVYDRDAMLPGHVVDGPAIVRESTATTVVEPGWRAEMNVRGHLVLTRVVALDRATAIGTEVDPVMLEIFNNLFMSIAEQMGVTLENTASSVNIKERLDFSCAVFGPDGELVANAPHIPVHLGSMSQSVQTVIRDRRATMRPGDVFMQNAPYNGGTHLPDVTVVTPVFSPKGDDVWFYIASRGHHADIGGITPGSMPPNSRTIDDEGVLIDDFQVVDRGVFLEQETLDLLGSGKHPARNPRENIADFKAHIAANARGQEQLLKLVDQYGLDVVQAYMRHVRDNAEESVRRVLDRLEDGSFEYETDFGAKVAVKITVDRETRSAVIDFAGTSPQVDTNYNAPQAICMAAVLYVFRCLTGADIPLNAGCLVPLDIRIPDGSMLKPRYPAAVVGGNVETSQYITDTLLGAVKAVAASQGTVNNFTFGNARYQYYETICGGSGAGEGFDGASAVHVHMTNTRLTDPEILEWRYPVRLDSFEVRTGSGGEGKWHGGDGVIRKVRFLEPMTAAILSSHRSVPPYGMAGGEPGRCGHNYVVRKDGSVEELTGRDKAEMNVDDVFVIETPGGGGWGKA, encoded by the coding sequence ATGCAGACGGCTCCCGGCAACAGTGCGAAGTGGCAGTTCTGGATCGACCGGGGCGGCACGTTCACCGACATCGTCGCGCGGCGGCCGGACGGCGGCTACGTGACCCACAAGCTGCTGTCGGAGGCACCGCACTACGCCGATGCGGCGCTGCAGGGCATCCGCGACCTGCTGGGCGTCGACGGCGAGGCACCGATCCCGGCGGGGCTGATCGAGCAGGTGCGGATGGGCACCACGGTCGCGACCAACGCCCTGCTGGAGCGCAAGGGCGAGCGCGTCCTGCTGGTGGTGAGCCGCGGCTTCCGCGACGCGCTGCGCATCGGCTATCAGGCGCGGCCGCGGCTGTTCGACCTGAACATCGTGCTGCCGGAGATGCTGTACGACCGGGTGGTGGAGGTCGACGAACGGGTCGGCGCGGACGGAACGCTGGTCAGGCCGCTGGATCTGGAGGCCGCGCGCCGCGATCTCGAAGCCGCGCGCGCCGACGGAATCACTGCCTGCGCCATCGTCTTCATGCACGGCTACCGCTACACCAACCACGAGCGCGCGGTCGCGGACCTGGCGCGCGAACTGGGCTTCACCCAGGTGTCGGTCAGCCACGAGACCAGCCCGCTGATGAAGTTCGTCGGGCGCGGCGACACCACCGTGGTCGATGCCTATTTGTCGCCCATCCTCCGCCGCTATGTCGACCGCGTGGCCAGCCAGCTCGGCGGCACTCGCCTACTTTTCATGCAGTCGAACGGCGGCCTCGCCGATGCGCGCATGTTCCAGGGCAAGGATGCGATCCTGTCCGGCCCGGCCGGCGGCATCGTCGGCGCGGTGCGCACCGCGGCGATGGGCGGTTTCGACCACATCATCGGCTTCGACATGGGCGGCACGTCCACCGACGTGTCGCACTATGCCGGCGAGTACGAGCGCACCTTCGAAAGCCAGGTGGCCGGCGTGCGGGTGCGCGCGCCGATGCTGCACATCCACACGGTGGCGGCCGGCGGCGGATCGATCCTGCATTTCGACGGGGCACGCTATCGCGTCGGGCCGGACAGCGCCGGCGCCAACCCCGGCCCCGCCTGCTACCGCAACGGCGGACCGCTGACGGTCACCGACTGCAACGTCATGCTGGGACGCGTGCAGCCGCAGTTCTTCCCGCGCGTCTTCGGACCGAACCGCGACCAGCCGCTGGACGACAGTGCGGTCGCGGCCGCGTTCGGCGAACTCGCCGAGCGCATCCGCGCCGAGACCGGCGACACACGCACGCCCGAAGAGGTCGCGGACGGTTTCCTGCAGATCGCCGTCGAGAACATGGCGAACGCGATCAAGAAGATCTCCATCCAGCGCGGCCACGACGTGTCGCGCTATGCGCTCCAGTGCTTCGGCGGTGCCGGCGGCCAGCACGCCTGCGGCGTCGCCGACGCGCTCGGCATGCGCACGATCTTCGTGCACCCCTATGCCGGCGTGCTGTCGGCCTACGGCATGGGCCTCGCCGACCTTCGCATCCTGCGCGAGGCGGCGATCGAGGAGCCACTGACCGCCGAGGCGGTCGAGGACGCCGACGAGGTGATCGTCCGGATCGAGACGGACGGGCGCGCCGAGATGGAGGCGCAGGGCGTGCCGGCCGAACGGATCGAGTGCGTGCGGCGCGCGCATCTGCGCTATGCCGGCACCGACAAGGCGCTGATCGTGCCGTTCGCCAACAGCGCGGCGATGCAGGAGGCCTTCGAGGAGATGCACCGGCATCGCTTCGGCTTCCTGATGGAAGGCAAGGGGCTGATCGTCGAGGCCGTCTCGGTCGAGATCGTCGGCCACGCGGCCGCCGCCGACGACCCGGTCATCGCCGAACGGGCCGCGGCCCCCCTGCCGGCGGAGGTCGGGCGCGTCGAGGCCTGGCTCGCCGGCGCGCGGCAGCCGACGCCGGTCTACGACCGCGACGCGATGCTGCCGGGTCACGTCGTCGACGGGCCGGCGATCGTGCGCGAATCCACCGCCACGACGGTGGTCGAACCCGGCTGGCGCGCCGAGATGAACGTGCGCGGCCATCTGGTGCTGACGCGGGTCGTCGCCCTGGATCGGGCGACGGCGATCGGCACCGAAGTCGATCCGGTCATGCTGGAGATCTTCAACAACCTCTTCATGTCGATCGCCGAGCAGATGGGCGTGACGCTGGAGAACACCGCCTCCTCGGTGAACATCAAGGAGCGGCTCGACTTCTCCTGCGCCGTGTTCGGCCCGGACGGCGAACTGGTCGCCAACGCGCCGCACATCCCGGTGCATCTCGGCTCGATGAGCCAGAGCGTGCAGACCGTCATCCGCGACCGGCGCGCCACCATGCGGCCGGGCGACGTCTTCATGCAGAACGCCCCCTACAACGGCGGCACGCACCTGCCCGACGTGACCGTGGTAACGCCCGTCTTCTCACCGAAGGGCGACGACGTCTGGTTCTACATCGCCTCGCGCGGGCACCATGCCGACATCGGCGGCATCACGCCCGGCTCGATGCCGCCGAACAGCCGCACGATCGACGACGAGGGCGTGCTGATCGACGACTTCCAGGTCGTCGACCGCGGCGTCTTCCTGGAGCAGGAGACGCTGGACCTGCTCGGCTCGGGCAAGCACCCGGCGCGCAACCCGCGCGAGAACATCGCCGACTTCAAGGCGCACATCGCCGCCAACGCGCGCGGCCAGGAACAGCTGCTGAAGCTGGTCGACCAGTACGGCCTCGACGTCGTCCAGGCCTATATGCGCCACGTCCGCGACAATGCCGAGGAGAGCGTGCGCCGCGTGCTCGACCGGCTGGAGGACGGGTCGTTCGAATACGAGACGGACTTCGGCGCCAAGGTCGCGGTGAAGATCACCGTCGACCGCGAGACGCGCAGCGCCGTCATCGACTTCGCCGGAACGTCGCCGCAGGTCGACACCAACTACAACGCGCCGCAGGCCATCTGCATGGCGGCGGTGCTCTACGTCTTCCGCTGCCTGACCGGGGCGGACATCCCGCTGAACGCCGGCTGCCTGGTGCCGCTCGACATCCGCATTCCCGACGGCTCGATGCTGAAGCCGCGCTATCCGGCGGCGGTGGTGGGCGGCAACGTCGAGACCTCGCAATACATCACCGACACGCTCCTCGGCGCGGTGAAGGCGGTCGCGGCGTCGCAGGGTACGGTGAACAACTTCACCTTCGGCAACGCCCGCTACCAGTATTACGAGACGATCTGCGGCGGCTCCGGCGCCGGGGAAGGGTTCGACGGCGCCTCGGCGGTGCACGTCCACATGACGAACACGCGCCTGACCGACCCGGAGATCCTGGAGTGGCGCTATCCCGTGCGCCTCGACAGTTTCGAGGTCCGCACGGGCAGCGGCGGCGAGGGCAAGTGGCACGGCGGCGACGGCGTGATCCGCAAGGTCCGCTTCCTGGAGCCGATGACCGCCGCGATCCTGTCGAGCCACCGTTCCGTGCCGCCCTACGGCATGGCCGGCGGCGAGCCCGGCCGGTGCGGCCACAACTACGTCGTCCGCAAGGACGGCTCGGTCGAGGAACTGACGGGACGCGACAAGGCGGAGATGAACGTCGACGACGTGTTCGTCATCGAGACCCCCGGCGGCGGCGGGTGGGGGAAGGCCTGA
- a CDS encoding helix-turn-helix transcriptional regulator: protein MAGVMSGVTAGALIAQWRKARRLSQLDLALDAGISARHLSFVETGRSRASRDLLLTLARTLDLPPRDRNGLLLAGGFAPAHRETALDAPEMDQVRTALSLMLRRNEPYPAVVFDRHWDILMTNAAYARIVNATLPAGAAQIEPGSLAAAPRPNILRLLCDPAGYRPHIRNWPEVARAVLTRDRREIALNGARGAALLREVAAFPDVADILATLDADPAPFLIVPVELATPAGPVRLLSTIATLGTAQDITLQDIRIETFHPVDEATDALIRG, encoded by the coding sequence GTGGCCGGAGTGATGTCGGGCGTGACGGCGGGCGCATTGATCGCGCAGTGGCGCAAGGCGCGGCGGCTCAGCCAGCTCGACCTGGCGCTCGACGCGGGCATCTCCGCCCGTCACCTCAGCTTCGTCGAGACCGGCCGCTCGCGCGCCAGCCGCGACCTGCTCCTCACCCTGGCGCGGACCCTCGACCTGCCGCCGCGCGACCGCAACGGCCTGCTGCTCGCCGGCGGTTTCGCGCCCGCGCACCGCGAGACGGCCCTCGACGCGCCGGAGATGGACCAGGTGCGCACGGCGCTGTCGCTGATGCTGCGCCGGAACGAGCCCTATCCGGCGGTCGTGTTCGACCGGCACTGGGACATCCTGATGACCAACGCCGCCTATGCCCGGATCGTGAACGCCACCCTGCCGGCGGGGGCGGCACAGATCGAGCCGGGCAGCCTCGCCGCGGCCCCGCGGCCGAACATCCTGCGCCTGCTCTGCGACCCGGCGGGCTACCGCCCGCACATCCGCAACTGGCCGGAGGTGGCGCGCGCCGTCCTGACGCGCGACCGCCGCGAGATCGCCCTCAACGGCGCGCGCGGCGCGGCGCTGCTGCGCGAGGTCGCGGCCTTCCCCGACGTCGCCGACATCCTGGCGACCCTCGACGCCGACCCGGCGCCCTTCCTGATCGTGCCCGTCGAACTCGCCACGCCCGCCGGCCCCGTCCGCCTGCTCAGCACCATCGCCACGCTCGGCACGGCCCAGGACATCACCCTCCAGGACATCCGCATCGAGACCTTCCACCCCGTGGACGAGGCGACTGACGCGCTCATCCGGGGCTGA
- the map gene encoding type I methionyl aminopeptidase, which translates to MDIERRHIDPEIPLHGPGAFEGMRRAGRLAAETLDVVTPHVVPGVTTGELDEICHAFITANGAVPAPLNYKGFPKSICTSINHVVCHGIPGDRRLIEGDILNIDVTVILDGWYGDTSRMYPVGRVGVKARKLMDVTYDALMRGIEVVRPGATLGDLGHAIQVLVEEQRFSVVRDFCGHGLGRVFHAPPSVMHFGRPGEGAVIQEGMFFTIEPMVNAGRWDVKILSDGWTAVTKDRSLSAQFEHTIGVTADGCEIFTLSPKGWHKPPYE; encoded by the coding sequence ATGGACATCGAGCGACGCCATATCGACCCGGAAATTCCGCTGCACGGCCCGGGCGCGTTCGAAGGCATGCGCCGTGCCGGCCGGCTCGCGGCGGAAACGCTCGACGTCGTCACGCCGCACGTCGTGCCGGGCGTCACCACCGGCGAGCTCGACGAGATCTGCCACGCGTTCATCACCGCCAACGGCGCCGTCCCGGCGCCGCTGAACTACAAGGGCTTTCCCAAGTCGATCTGCACGTCGATCAATCATGTGGTGTGCCACGGCATTCCCGGCGACCGGCGCCTGATCGAGGGCGACATCCTGAACATCGACGTCACGGTGATCCTGGACGGCTGGTACGGCGACACGAGCCGCATGTATCCGGTCGGCCGCGTCGGCGTGAAGGCGCGCAAGCTGATGGACGTGACCTACGACGCCCTGATGCGCGGCATCGAGGTCGTGCGGCCGGGCGCGACGCTGGGCGACCTGGGACATGCCATCCAGGTCCTTGTCGAGGAGCAGCGCTTTTCGGTCGTGCGCGACTTCTGCGGTCACGGATTGGGCCGCGTCTTCCACGCGCCCCCCTCGGTGATGCATTTCGGCCGGCCGGGCGAGGGTGCGGTCATCCAGGAAGGCATGTTCTTCACGATCGAGCCGATGGTGAACGCCGGGCGCTGGGACGTGAAGATCCTGTCGGACGGCTGGACCGCCGTCACCAAGGACCGCTCGCTGTCGGCCCAGTTCGAACACACGATCGGCGTCACCGCGGACGGCTGCGAGATCTTCACGCTGTCGCCGAAGGGCTGGCACAAGCCGCCCTACGAATAA
- the radC gene encoding DNA repair protein RadC, whose protein sequence is MAPRRRKPPPDAPPPAGMLPLGAPAGPEEAPPPPDYLGHRQRIRDKFLAAGPDAFADYELLELLLFHVVPQRDTKPIAKRLLQRFGSLGGVIAAPADQLMAEDFVKRQAVVLLKAVGAAAVRVSREHVMEQPILSSWDKVIGYCRASMAHEPVEIFRLLFLDSKNRLIADEEQGRGTVNHTPVYVREVVKRALELGATALILVHNHPTRPFLITLDHAYIH, encoded by the coding sequence ATGGCCCCACGCCGCCGCAAGCCGCCGCCGGATGCGCCGCCTCCGGCGGGCATGCTGCCGCTCGGCGCGCCCGCCGGTCCAGAAGAAGCGCCGCCGCCACCGGACTATCTCGGCCATCGCCAGCGCATCCGCGACAAGTTCCTGGCGGCGGGGCCCGACGCCTTCGCCGACTACGAGCTGCTCGAACTCCTGCTGTTCCATGTCGTGCCGCAACGCGACACCAAGCCGATCGCCAAGCGGCTGCTGCAGCGCTTCGGCAGCCTGGGCGGGGTGATCGCCGCGCCCGCGGACCAGCTGATGGCGGAGGATTTCGTCAAGCGGCAGGCGGTCGTGCTGCTGAAGGCCGTGGGGGCCGCGGCGGTCCGCGTGTCGCGCGAACACGTCATGGAGCAGCCGATCCTGTCCTCCTGGGACAAGGTCATCGGCTACTGCCGCGCCAGCATGGCGCACGAGCCGGTCGAGATCTTCCGGCTGCTGTTCCTCGACAGCAAGAACCGGCTGATCGCCGACGAGGAACAGGGGCGCGGCACGGTCAACCACACGCCGGTCTATGTGCGCGAGGTGGTGAAGCGGGCACTGGAACTGGGTGCGACCGCACTGATCCTGGTGCACAACCATCCCACTCGGCCTTTCTTGATCACGCTCGATCACGCATACATCCATTGA
- a CDS encoding tyrosine-type recombinase/integrase — translation MPSLTDGEIRRALKQVEQAGKQLSLIDGEGHGTGRLVLVMKPMPTRVTADWMAQQWRDKKRIKKKLGSYPAMSLSKAREVFKRDFADMIQKGRSIKIAGDTRPGTVADLFEAYVAYLKEAGKPSWKEAEKGLNKIADTLGRNRPARDIEPEEITELIRPIYERGKRSMADHVRSYIRSAYSWGMKSEHDYRTASSRRFRLVYNPAAGIPTEPKNVGTRWLDEEEFVRLYRWLECPDTPVHPPYTRAVRVLMLTGQRVEEIARLHVDQWDAKERIIDWSKTKNGKPHAIPVPEIAAELIETIKPNAHGWFFPSAKDPSKPVSHGTLYSFMWRQRDREVIPVVTNRDLRRTWKTLAGKAGLSKEIRDRIQNHTLQDVSSKSYDRWNYMPEKRAAMTKWNAFVRTLLAKKGRRNAIKEAA, via the coding sequence GTGCCAAGCCTTACAGACGGAGAAATACGCCGCGCCCTCAAACAGGTTGAGCAGGCCGGAAAACAGCTAAGCCTCATCGATGGAGAGGGCCACGGCACCGGCCGTCTCGTCCTCGTCATGAAACCAATGCCAACCCGCGTCACCGCCGATTGGATGGCCCAGCAATGGCGTGACAAGAAGCGGATCAAGAAGAAGCTCGGATCTTATCCCGCAATGTCGCTGAGCAAGGCGCGAGAAGTCTTCAAGCGCGACTTTGCCGACATGATCCAGAAAGGCCGCAGCATCAAAATCGCCGGCGACACACGGCCTGGCACGGTAGCCGACCTCTTCGAAGCTTACGTTGCGTATCTGAAGGAGGCGGGCAAGCCGTCATGGAAAGAAGCGGAGAAGGGACTAAACAAGATCGCTGATACACTCGGACGCAACCGGCCTGCCCGTGACATCGAGCCAGAGGAAATCACCGAACTGATCCGCCCCATCTACGAACGCGGCAAGCGATCGATGGCTGACCATGTCCGAAGCTACATCCGCTCCGCATACAGCTGGGGTATGAAATCGGAACATGACTATCGGACAGCATCGTCACGTCGATTTCGTCTGGTCTACAATCCCGCCGCCGGCATCCCGACGGAGCCGAAGAACGTTGGCACTCGCTGGCTCGACGAAGAAGAGTTCGTTCGCCTCTACCGTTGGCTCGAGTGCCCGGACACACCGGTCCACCCACCCTATACGCGCGCTGTGAGAGTTCTCATGCTGACGGGCCAGCGTGTGGAGGAGATCGCCCGCCTACATGTCGATCAATGGGACGCGAAGGAACGCATCATAGACTGGTCGAAGACCAAGAACGGAAAGCCTCACGCCATTCCGGTGCCGGAGATCGCGGCAGAACTCATCGAGACAATCAAACCCAATGCGCATGGCTGGTTCTTCCCCTCGGCGAAGGATCCATCCAAGCCCGTGAGCCACGGAACTCTCTACTCGTTCATGTGGCGCCAGCGGGACCGCGAGGTGATCCCCGTCGTGACGAATCGCGATCTGCGACGCACCTGGAAAACTCTCGCGGGAAAGGCAGGCCTCTCGAAGGAAATCCGCGACCGCATTCAGAATCACACGCTGCAGGATGTCAGTTCCAAGAGTTACGATCGCTGGAACTACATGCCTGAGAAGCGAGCGGCGATGACAAAGTGGAACGCTTTTGTGCGCACCCTCCTAGCGAAGAAGGGGCGCCGCAATGCAATCAAGGAAGCCGCATGA
- a CDS encoding GIY-YIG nuclease family protein, giving the protein MASGFTDEDDALLAELGVEADAKKVSSRTPREERVIAGFEEIQRFVEQHGCLPQHGEDRDIFERLYAVRLDRLRELADCRAVIEPLDHQGLLAGAQPAPVSVPDDIDDDELLAQLGVDDAAPGDITELRHVRSAADKRAAEEIANRQKCEDFETFRPLFEQVQKELISGLRQTRRFERKSEIAPGRFYILGGQKAYVATMEQPTVNEHGNIDARLRVIFDNGTESNLLMRSLQKALQQDPAGRRIVEPSAGPLFADHNEEGDEASGIVYVLRSKSDHPAVAAHRDVLHKIGVTGGDVARRLANAKLDPTFLMADVEVVATYELFNINRTRLENLIHRIFGAARLDIEIKDRFGQPVVPREWFLVPLFVVDEVIGKIRDGTITGYVYDPKTASLTRADGY; this is encoded by the coding sequence GTGGCTAGTGGCTTCACCGACGAGGACGATGCACTTCTCGCCGAACTTGGCGTCGAGGCGGACGCGAAGAAGGTGTCGAGCCGGACACCCCGCGAGGAGCGGGTCATCGCCGGCTTCGAGGAGATTCAGCGTTTCGTCGAGCAGCATGGCTGCCTTCCGCAACACGGCGAGGACCGCGACATCTTCGAGCGGCTGTATGCCGTGCGCCTTGATCGGCTGCGCGAGCTGGCCGACTGTCGCGCCGTGATCGAACCCCTCGACCATCAAGGACTTCTGGCCGGCGCGCAGCCCGCGCCGGTTAGCGTTCCCGACGACATTGATGATGACGAGCTTCTGGCGCAGCTCGGAGTGGATGATGCCGCACCCGGCGACATCACCGAATTGCGGCATGTTCGTTCCGCCGCCGACAAACGCGCCGCCGAAGAAATCGCCAATCGCCAAAAATGCGAGGATTTCGAGACCTTCAGGCCGCTGTTCGAGCAGGTGCAGAAGGAACTTATTTCCGGCTTGCGGCAAACCCGCCGCTTCGAGCGCAAGTCCGAGATCGCGCCTGGCCGCTTCTATATCCTCGGCGGCCAGAAAGCCTATGTGGCGACTATGGAACAGCCAACGGTCAACGAGCACGGCAATATCGACGCACGGCTCCGCGTGATCTTCGACAACGGAACCGAGAGCAATCTTCTCATGCGGTCGCTTCAAAAAGCGCTGCAACAGGACCCGGCCGGAAGGCGGATCGTCGAGCCTTCGGCCGGCCCGCTGTTCGCCGATCACAATGAGGAAGGGGACGAGGCCAGCGGCATCGTCTATGTGCTGCGCAGCAAGTCCGATCATCCGGCCGTTGCGGCCCACCGCGACGTGCTGCACAAAATCGGTGTGACCGGCGGCGACGTTGCGCGCCGCCTCGCCAATGCGAAGCTCGACCCGACCTTCCTCATGGCCGATGTCGAAGTCGTCGCCACCTACGAGCTGTTCAACATCAACCGCACCCGGCTTGAGAACCTGATCCACCGGATCTTCGGCGCAGCCCGCCTCGACATCGAGATCAAGGATCGTTTCGGGCAGCCGGTCGTCCCGCGCGAATGGTTCCTTGTGCCTCTCTTCGTGGTCGACGAAGTCATCGGGAAGATCAGGGACGGGACAATAACGGGCTATGTCTATGATCCGAAAACCGCTTCGCTCACGCGCGCGGATGGCTATTAG